One Neodiprion pinetum isolate iyNeoPine1 chromosome 1, iyNeoPine1.2, whole genome shotgun sequence genomic window carries:
- the LOC124210807 gene encoding uncharacterized protein, whose protein sequence is MSSIELYAKSEQAEKQLAVLYSVSAILSTTSTICLLIVWQHWAWTLDVCISVDCGCILYGVNTFSTFMGGDVKLCHFTSYGLVPVLIVGLVLAIYHGYRTCINRNLGDPKQIQMTSSSDHRAEQGNVVVVGPKRRTICKRWFLAGFLGVFIFFLSLSHAVLLTDGYYKTCNQYRRNMVQLLGSSGREVQVIHNRLSCGAVFDYMDYLQPDANNWRRGDEINTGLSLQLAITTSWFNLFAWIGILTINLLMARERQIDLNGKSCCCW, encoded by the exons ATGTCAAGTATCGAATTATATGCAAAAAGTGAACAAGCTGAAAAGCAACTTGCAGTTTTGTATTCGGTCTCTGCAATCTTGTCAACGACATCCACAATTTGTCTGCTCATAGTATGGCAGCACTGGGCTTGGACTCTAGATGTTTGTATTAGCGTAGATTGTGGGTGTATTTTGTATGGTGTCAACACATTCAGTACTTTTATGGGGGGCGATGTTAAGCTGTGCCATTTCACATCATATGGTCTAGTTCCGGTACTGATTGTCGGGCTGGTTCTTGCAATTTATCATGGTTACAGAACATGCATTAACAGAAACTTAGGGGATCCTAAACAGATTCAAATGACATCTTCATCCGACCATAG GGCAGAGCAGGGAAATGTCGTTGTGGTGGGACCCAAACGAAGAACTATTTGTAAGCGATGGTTTTTAGCTGGATTTTTAGGAGTGttcatcttttttctctccctatcacatGCTGTACTGTTAACTGACGGGTACTATAAAACCTGTAACCAATATCGAAGGAACATGGTTCAACTCTTAGGATCGAGTGGTCGTGAAGTTCAG GTGATTCATAATCGCTTATCTTGTGGAGCCGTGTTTGATTACATGGATTATCTACAGCCAGATGCTAATAACTGGAGACGCGGGGATGAGATCAATACCGGACTATCCTTGCAATTAGCTATTACAACCAGTTGGTTTAACTTGTTCGCATGGATAGGTATTCTTACTATAAACCTTCTCATGGCTAGAGAGAGGCAGATTGATTTGAATGGGAAAAGTTGTTGTTGCTGGTGA